AGGGGGCCCAGTATATCAAGGAGCTGTTTTCTTGCATCAGCAGCGGCTATTTGAACGGCCTGACCGGCAAGGACCGTTACGCGGCTCCCGTAACTTCCAGCATCAACAGGAGTATAGAACGAGTCAACCCGCTTAAAATCAATATCCTGGAGTTTTACCCCCAATTCCTCTGCAGCAATCATGGCAAGCACCGTGTCGGACCCCTGTCCGCAGTCAGTAGCGCCGGTGATCAGATTCACGGTACCGTCTTCGCATATTCTGACAATCGCTCCGCAGGATTGGTGGCCAAGCTGACGAGCCCCGCTCATATAAGCGGTGGCCGACATTCCCACTCCATAGGAGATGCTGCCGCTTTGTTTCGGGGCCTTGTCTTTTTCTGCCCAGAGCGGGTCTCCGGCAAGGGTCTGGATCGCTTCCTTAATCCCGCAGGTCTTAATGGTTATATCGTTGATTGTCCTGTACACTGTACCAGGTTCCGGATTGTCGATTGCATTGCGCATGCGGATATCCATTGGGTCAATACCGAGTTCCTCGGCCATCATTTCCATCTGGATCTCACAGGCAAAGCGTGTGTGTGTTACACCGTGACCCCGCATTGCAGCGCAAATAGGGTTATTTGTAAATGCCCTGTAGGCTTCATGCTTAAAGTTGGGAAGTTTATAAGGCAGGGGTGTGGCACATCCGGTAAGATACATGGTGAGGGGACTCACAGCGGTATAGCCGCCACCGTCAGCTACAACACGGCTTTGAATGGCAGTGATAAGTCCATCTTTTGTCATACCCATCTTGTTGTAAACAAGCATGGAATGTCTCCTTTTGGAAACGGTCAGTTCCTCTTCCTGTGTGTAAACGAACTTAACCGGTTTCCCTGTCTTTTTAGAAAGCATTACTGCACAGAAATCACCGGCTACAGAGTCATTCTTTGTACCTCCGAAACCGCCGCCGATGAAAGGCTGGATCACCCTTATCTTTGACAGGGGAAGTCCGAAACAGGCTGCAAGGTGCCGGTAATGGAAGTAGGGGCTCTGCTTTGCCGCCCATACAGTAATGGAACCGGAAGGATCATACCAGGCCAGCGATGCAGGCGGTTCCAGATAGCCCTTTGTTGCCCTGGAGGTCCTGAAGCGATCTTCTTTAACCAGATATGATTCTGCAAAGGCTTTTTCCACGTCGCCGAAGTTCCAGTGGTACTCCACGCTCACATTATTGGGCCGATAACTATGGATAACCGGAGCACCTTCCTGCATTGCCTCCTCGGGGTCAAATACCCCCGGAAGTTCTTCATATTCCACATCTATAAGATCACATGCCTCTTCAGCAATATCCTCATCGATGGCTGCAACACCGGCGACACCCTCCATATAATAACGAACCTTATCCATGGCTAATGGCGGTTCATCTCTGGTGGTTGCCATGAAACCCCAGGTCCATCCGTTAAAATCTTTTGCAGTAACAACAGCTTTTACACCGGGAAGGCGTTCTGCCTTGCTCGTATCGATGTTAACAATTTTTGCATGAGCATAGGGTGAGCGTACCACTTTACTCCAGAGCATGCCGGGCAGGGAATAGTCGGCAGCATACTTTGCCTGGCCCATAACCTTTTCTCTGCCGTCAACCCTTGGGACACGTTTACCGATTACATTATATTCCTTCATACCTCACCCCCGCCTTGCCGAACCTTCTCGGCAGCTACTTTCACCGACTCGATAATCTTGGTGTAGCCTGTACAGCGGCAAAAATTGCCTTCCAATCCTTTGCGTATCTCTTCATCGGTAGGGTTATTATTCGCATCAAGGAGCACCTTTGCGGAAAGGATCATGCCGGGAGTGCAAAAGCCGCACTGCATGCCGCCCATTTCAAGAAACGCCTCCTGTATCGGGTGAAGTGTCGCCCCATCGGCAAGGCCTTCTATAGTTGTAATCTCTTTGCCGTCGGCTTCCGCTGCCAATACCAGACAGGCGTTAACCGCCTTGCCTTCCATGATTACCGTGCAGGCCCCGCATTCTCCTGCATTGCAGCCTTCCTTTGTTCCTGTTAATCCCAAATCATCCCGTAAGATTTCAAGGAGTGTTGACCATGGTTTAACCTGGAGTTCATAATCTCTTTTGTTAACGATTATATATATATGTTCCATCTGTTCCATCGCTTCCTCCTTACCGAACAAGGACCTGCTTAAGAGCACGTTTCGTCAGGATATACACCATATCGCAACGGTATTCAGCCGATGCCCGATGGTCATCTATGGGATTGCACTCTGTAACGGCTGTCCGGGCTGCCTCTTCAATGATTTCAAGCGTTGGTTTCTGACCCCGGAGAACAGCTTCAGCCTTTCTCCAATCCTGATATCTTTACATATACCATCAACATATGCACCATGGGCAGCTACACCCACAATCGCCAAATCCATTGAGTGCCGTGGTGCAAGCTTCAGATAAACCCCGCGGCTCCTCGGGGGCGACTTTGGAACTACGATTTCAAGGAGCATTTCCTCTTTTTCAAGGATTGTTTCGCAGGGGCCGGTAAAGAATTGATCAATGGGAACTATACATTCTCCCTTTGGACCTTTAATCTTTACAAATGCCTCAAGCGTCAGCAGCGCCGGGGCGCTGTCGGCAGAGGGGACAGCATTGCAGATATTGCCGGCAAAGGTTCCCCTGTTCCTTATTTGAGGAGCGGCCATACCCGATGCAGCCTGTGCGATGGATGGAAAGTGTTCCCGGATAACAGGCGACTGCTCTATGGCGCTGATTGTGGTCAGAGGGCCGATCCTCAGACCGGACTGCTCATCATAGGAAATAGCGTTCAGTCCCTTTATTGCTTTCAAGTCAATCAAATGTCGAGGTACATTAATCGCCCGTTGTTTTAACTGTGGAATCAGATCAGTGCCGCCGGCAAGGAGCCTTGCCGTCCCTTTGTGCTCGTTTAGAAGCGCTAAGGCATCATCAAGTGTCTTCGGCATAACGTAATCAAATCTTGGCAATTTTCGGTAAAACACAGCCATGATAGACTCCTTTAAAAATATATTTGACCGGCATAAATTTATAACATAAGACCTTTGTAAAACTCCACAAACACCGTCATACCGGCAAACACCGGTATTTTCTCTTGCGCAGGCAACATCCAGTGAATTTAAATAGTTCTGGACTCCTGCTTTCGCAGGGGTGACGGTTTTTTAGAGTTTTGCAAAGGTCTTCTTAACTTTATACTTCCAGGCTGCCCTCCAGAACATTTAGAGGAAGGAGGATGCTTCTTTCGGGCAGCCTGTACTGCTTGCCTCTATAAAAAATTTACTTTGCTTTCTTCGGCCATTCAGGTTTCGGGAATTCAGGTTTTGCTGTACGTTTTTTTCCTGTATCTATAATTTCCCAGGCGCCATTTTGCCACTGACCTATATGACCGGGGAAAGTCATATTGAAATGTATTTTATCAAATTTCATAGGTCCCATAGCTGTATCAAATGTCTTTGTTGCCATGACATCCCGTATCTTGGTCTGATCCAGAGTCCCTGCCTCTTCAATCGCTTTTTCAAAGAACTGCATTGAAGAATAATAAATCAGTTGTCCCCAGTACTCGATGCCTTTGTATTTGCTCATTAATTTTTCAGCAAGTATTTTAGCACCGGGAGAGGTTTTTTCATTCCAGGCACCGCCGCCCATAATACCTTCAACACCGGCTGCAGTAAAGGCGTCTCTATACTGTGTCAGCATGGGTCCCACAGTTAAAAAGAAAGCTTTGGGATTGAAACCGGCTTCTATTGTCTGCCCTGTAACAAGAAAGGCTTCGTCAGGATAGAGAAAACCTAAAAATGCATCAACATTTGCTGACTTGGCTTCTTTGATCAATGGGGTAAGATCCTTTGTTCCATGGGGGAAGCTTTTCGCTGATACGATTTTGATTCCCTTTTTCTTGAATTCCTTAAGCGCCATATCGCGGTACTCTATCCCATGAAGATCTTGGATGTATATGATCGCTGCCGTTTTTACTTTGTTTTCAGCAAGAATTTCCGCAAGCTGCGGCATCTGCGTTTCTGCCGTGTTGAGCACCGTGAAGACGTAAGGCAGTTTGGGCATAATTTCTTTAAGTTTTATGCATCCACCGGCATTCCCAAGAAGTATATATTTATATTTGTTGGCAACCGGTGCTGCCGCATAGAGCATTGCCGTGCCCCAGGGGGCAAGTACAAAATCAACTTTATCTTCTAAAATAACCTTCTCCATCAGTTTTGTCATGGTACCAACATCGCTTTTATCGTCATATTTGATAAGTTCAATAGGTAATTTCTTACCGTATTCCTTTACGTATATTCCTCCTTTTGCGTTAACTTCCTCAAGCCATATATCGTAGGAAGCTCCGGTTGTTGCTGCTACAGAGGCGGATAACATGCCTGAGAGTGAAGTAACCCAGCCTATACGTATCTTATCCTTAGGCTGCGCCGCGCTGACATCAGCAATTAATAAAAATACGACAACCGGAATAAATACCAGTAAAGCAAAAAACACCTTTTTCTTCATTGTATACCCTCCTTTTTTTGATTTTGGTTCCAATAACACTTCTTGCCTGTATCATATACACCCCCTGGCGAAAGATTCATGCCCGGGTGAATATTTCTTTTTGCCTGTTAAGGATTTTCAGACTCCTTGATCAAATCGACAAGTATTTCTTCAAATTCCGCCAGATACTCCGCCTTGCTCTCATGAAAAACCATCTTTATCTCCCGCAGATTTTGCGCCACAGTTTGCAGCCATTGATAGGGAATGGAAACCAATACAGTGTTCGGCTCAAACAACTCTCTTCCATTCATGCCATGAATCATTTCAGGTATAAGGTAATTCATTTTACCGCTCTCAAAAGGATAAATGTAAATCCATGAGCATCCCATGAAAATAGTAGTTTTTGAGTAATAGGGCTCACCCGTTGAATAGGTCATTGCTCTCATTACAATCTCTGCCTGTTTGGTTGTCGCAGTGACGATTAGGACATCCGGCTCGAATGTTAATTTGTCTATGGGGGCAAATGCCACGTAATTAACTATACCCTTAGACAATCTTGGAACATGATGATAAAAGTTGTGGTTAACCCTTGCTTCCTGAACCATGCCCAATCTGGGTCCGATTTGCCCGGCTTCGGCAAAGGGTTCCATATCCGTCATGCCCAACAATATCTTGCCCACACAGGTCTCATTATTCTCTCTGCTGAAATAAAAGGGTGCATCTGCAAATTGTGCTTCTTTCAGCATTTCACAGAATGCGAGATTCTTGTCCAGCGACAACTGTTCCATCCCTTCGGGCTTGAAAAACAAGTACTTGACGCCTACCGGCGGCCTCTCAAGATTAAGCCTGCCGAAACCGGATAAGTCTGTTTGAAGAGGTCTTATCTTCATTGTATTCCTCCTGTCGTTCGTTTGGGTTGCTGCATATCGGTCTTCCTATTCGGTTACACCCCACTTCACACCGGACATGGTTAGCGCCGCTCCGGCAACATCAACGTTCGCCGCCCCTCCGTCGATTAACAGAACGGAGCCGGTCATAAAGGATGAGTCATCGCTCGCCAGGTAAGCGCAAATACCCGGGATCTCTTCGGGATTGGCAAAACGACGCAGAGGCATACCTGATGATACAAGGTCCAGTACTCCATCCACATCCTTTCCGAGGGCATTGGCAAGAGGACTAAGCGAGTTCTCAATCATAGCCGTCCTCACACCGCCGGGACAAACCGCATTGCACCGGACATTGAACGGACCGTAGTCCGTAGCGGCCTGCTGAGTAAGCATGATAAGACCTGCCTTAGATGAACAGTAGGCGGGCATGCCGGGCAAACAGCGCACTCCGCCAAGGGAAGAGATATTGATTATAGATCCGCCGCCTGCCTTGATCATATGTGGTATTGAAGCCTTCATGAGCAGGAATGGACCGGTCAAATTCACGTCGAGGACTTTGCGCCAGACGTCGGGATCAATATCAACAACGGTCCCTCCGGGATCGATTCCCGCGTTGTTTATGAGGACATCAATTTTCCCTCCGAAGGTAAGCGTTTTCTCGACCATTTGTTGTGCATCTTCATATTTCGATACGTCCCCGGGGCAGGTTGCCACCGTACCCGCAGGGAGTGAACGGGCCACATTATCAAGCATCTCCTGACGACGGCCCGTAATACAGACCTTTGCACCCTCGCGGACAAACCGTTCTGCGATTGCCGTACCGATGCCGGTTCCTCCTCCGGTAATAAGCACCACTTTTCCTTCCAATTTCATATTATTGCCTCCTTATAAATTTCATAGTCCCAGATAAGCCTTTCTCACATGGTCTTGCTCAATAAGATCACAGCACTTTCCTGTGAGAACGAGATGCCCGTTCTCCATTACACAGGCGCGATCACTCATTTCGAGCGCCTGCTTTACGTTCTGCTCGATAAGCAGGACCGTAATCCCCTGAGTGGGTAATAGCTTGATCACCTTGAATATCTCCGATACCGCCTTGGGCGCCAGACCGTACGAAGGTTCATCGAGCATGAGAAGCTTGGGTCTGGACATAAGTCCGCGACCAATTGCTACCATCTGCTTCTCGCCGCCGCTCAATGTGCTAACGATCTGGGAAGCCCTCTCTTCAAGCCTCGGGAATATCTCGTAAACATCCTTAAGAGTCTCTCTTCTATGCTTCCAGGCATTACGTTGATATGCACCCATCTCCAGGTTTTCAAGCACGGACATGTCAGGAAAAAGTCTTCCCTCCTGAGGGACCTGCAACAGACCCTGTTCTACAATGGAGGCAGCGGAATCACGGTTTATTCTCCTGCCCTGAAACTCGATTGTCCCCGATGAGGACTTTACAATACCCGATATGGTATTGAGCAGAGTCGTCTTGCCGGCTCCATTTGCGCCGACAAGGGCAACGATCTCCCCTTCCTTAACCTCGAAACTCACATTCCACAGGGCCTGTATCTTACGATAAAAGGTGTTTACGTTATTAATGGCAAGCATAGTGCTATTCTCCCAGATAGACTTCGATGACGGTTTTGTTACAGGTGATCTCCTCAGGTGTACCTTCGGCGATCTTTTCACCGTGATGGAGTACTACTATTCTGTCGCATATAGTCATGATGGCCTTCATAACGTGCTCGATCATCATGATGGTTATGCCTCTGTCCCGTATCTTCTTAACAAGTTCCATGGCCTGGGCAACCTCCGTAGGGGTGAGGCCTGCCATCACTTCGTCAAGGAGAAGCAGATCGGGTTTTGTGGCGAGGGCTCGGGCTACCTCAAGCCGTTTCTGATTGGCAAGAGTCAAATCAACAGCACGTCGATCGCCTAATCCGGACAACCCGACAAAATCAAGGATCGCGTCCGCATCTCCCAGATCTGCCTTGTCTTCCTTGACCTTTGTACTCCCGAACAAATCTCCCAATCGGGTATTATCCAGGACCGACAACCTGGAAAAGATTTTAACGGACTGAAAGGTCCGTGCAATACCCATCCGTGCAATCTTGTGGGGTTTAAGGCCTGTAATGTCGACACCCTTGAAGGTGATAGACCCCGTGTCAGGTTTCAATGCACCCGACACCAGATTAAACAGGGTTGTTTTGCCTGCCCCGTTGGGACCGATGAGGCCGAGTATCTCACCCTGTCGTATATCCCCATCCACGTTAGTTGTAGCTGCTAATCCTCCAAAATGTTTGTTCAGACCCTTTGCTTCAAGTATGTTCATGACTTCTCCGCATATCCTGTTTTTTTTCTTTTCAGCAAGCGTTCTATGACCCCCTCTATGCCGAGGGGCATGAACCTGACAACAAGAAGCATGGTCAAACCGAAAAGGAGCATATAGTAGTAAGGAAATTTAGTCGTAAATATCTCCTCAAGAATGGAAAAGATAGATGCTCCGGCAATAGGTGCATAGAGGTGGCCCATACCTCCGAATATTGCCATTAGAACAGGCATAAAGGAACGGCTGATGTCAAAGGCCATAGTCGGATCGACATAGGACCACCTCAGGCTCATGGCTGCTCCGGTAAGCCCCATGAAGAAGGCGCTGATGGCAAATATCACGGATTTTACCCTCGTTACGTTTATGCCCGTATGGGCCGCTGCCTCCTCCGATTCTCCTATCCCCTGCAAGGCCAGACCGAACCTGGAGCGTTTGATGAGATAGGATGTGAGAAGAACCGCGAGAAATATACAGACCATCGTATAGTAGATGGTGGTTGCATCCGGCGAGATGACCATTCTCCCGACAGTCCCGGTGATATTGACCTCATACCAATGCAGCAGGTTCCTGATAAGCTCAACCAGACCAAAGGTGAACATC
The sequence above is drawn from the Pseudomonadota bacterium genome and encodes:
- a CDS encoding xanthine dehydrogenase family protein molybdopterin-binding subunit, with the protein product MKEYNVIGKRVPRVDGREKVMGQAKYAADYSLPGMLWSKVVRSPYAHAKIVNIDTSKAERLPGVKAVVTAKDFNGWTWGFMATTRDEPPLAMDKVRYYMEGVAGVAAIDEDIAEEACDLIDVEYEELPGVFDPEEAMQEGAPVIHSYRPNNVSVEYHWNFGDVEKAFAESYLVKEDRFRTSRATKGYLEPPASLAWYDPSGSITVWAAKQSPYFHYRHLAACFGLPLSKIRVIQPFIGGGFGGTKNDSVAGDFCAVMLSKKTGKPVKFVYTQEEELTVSKRRHSMLVYNKMGMTKDGLITAIQSRVVADGGGYTAVSPLTMYLTGCATPLPYKLPNFKHEAYRAFTNNPICAAMRGHGVTHTRFACEIQMEMMAEELGIDPMDIRMRNAIDNPEPGTVYRTINDITIKTCGIKEAIQTLAGDPLWAEKDKAPKQSGSISYGVGMSATAYMSGARQLGHQSCGAIVRICEDGTVNLITGATDCGQGSDTVLAMIAAEELGVKLQDIDFKRVDSFYTPVDAGSYGSRVTVLAGQAVQIAAADARKQLLDILGPLWKVKPEEIEIRNSIVSLKSNLSRQISFEQLAKIACYSGSGAVIMGKGYSGYGIEPLDFETGRGNSGTAFSFTAQTTRAGVDMETGHVTVTDFTIAHDCGRPLNPIGAESQNEGGAVQGMGQAIYEDFIMNRGKTLNPTFLDYKMPRSTDVPDIKVIDIITDDPDGPFGAKEASEGSHVSTPPSVVSAIHDATGIWFKELPVTPEKIVRALKEKGKW
- a CDS encoding (2Fe-2S)-binding protein, which encodes MEHIYIIVNKRDYELQVKPWSTLLEILRDDLGLTGTKEGCNAGECGACTVIMEGKAVNACLVLAAEADGKEITTIEGLADGATLHPIQEAFLEMGGMQCGFCTPGMILSAKVLLDANNNPTDEEIRKGLEGNFCRCTGYTKIIESVKVAAEKVRQGGGEV
- a CDS encoding xanthine dehydrogenase family protein subunit M, which produces MAVFYRKLPRFDYVMPKTLDDALALLNEHKGTARLLAGGTDLIPQLKQRAINVPRHLIDLKAIKGLNAISYDEQSGLRIGPLTTISAIEQSPVIREHFPSIAQAASGMAAPQIRNRGTFAGNICNAVPSADSAPALLTLEAFVKIKGPKGECIVPIDQFFTGPCETILEKEEMLLEIVVPKSPPRSRGVYLKLAPRHSMDLAIVGVAAHGAYVDGICKDIRIGERLKLFSGVRNQRLKSLKRQPGQPLQSAIP
- a CDS encoding amino acid ABC transporter substrate-binding protein; amino-acid sequence: MKKKVFFALLVFIPVVVFLLIADVSAAQPKDKIRIGWVTSLSGMLSASVAATTGASYDIWLEEVNAKGGIYVKEYGKKLPIELIKYDDKSDVGTMTKLMEKVILEDKVDFVLAPWGTAMLYAAAPVANKYKYILLGNAGGCIKLKEIMPKLPYVFTVLNTAETQMPQLAEILAENKVKTAAIIYIQDLHGIEYRDMALKEFKKKGIKIVSAKSFPHGTKDLTPLIKEAKSANVDAFLGFLYPDEAFLVTGQTIEAGFNPKAFFLTVGPMLTQYRDAFTAAGVEGIMGGGAWNEKTSPGAKILAEKLMSKYKGIEYWGQLIYYSSMQFFEKAIEEAGTLDQTKIRDVMATKTFDTAMGPMKFDKIHFNMTFPGHIGQWQNGAWEIIDTGKKRTAKPEFPKPEWPKKAK
- a CDS encoding DUF169 domain-containing protein encodes the protein MKIRPLQTDLSGFGRLNLERPPVGVKYLFFKPEGMEQLSLDKNLAFCEMLKEAQFADAPFYFSRENNETCVGKILLGMTDMEPFAEAGQIGPRLGMVQEARVNHNFYHHVPRLSKGIVNYVAFAPIDKLTFEPDVLIVTATTKQAEIVMRAMTYSTGEPYYSKTTIFMGCSWIYIYPFESGKMNYLIPEMIHGMNGRELFEPNTVLVSIPYQWLQTVAQNLREIKMVFHESKAEYLAEFEEILVDLIKESENP
- a CDS encoding SDR family NAD(P)-dependent oxidoreductase, producing MKLEGKVVLITGGGTGIGTAIAERFVREGAKVCITGRRQEMLDNVARSLPAGTVATCPGDVSKYEDAQQMVEKTLTFGGKIDVLINNAGIDPGGTVVDIDPDVWRKVLDVNLTGPFLLMKASIPHMIKAGGGSIINISSLGGVRCLPGMPAYCSSKAGLIMLTQQAATDYGPFNVRCNAVCPGGVRTAMIENSLSPLANALGKDVDGVLDLVSSGMPLRRFANPEEIPGICAYLASDDSSFMTGSVLLIDGGAANVDVAGAALTMSGVKWGVTE
- a CDS encoding ABC transporter ATP-binding protein translates to MLAINNVNTFYRKIQALWNVSFEVKEGEIVALVGANGAGKTTLLNTISGIVKSSSGTIEFQGRRINRDSAASIVEQGLLQVPQEGRLFPDMSVLENLEMGAYQRNAWKHRRETLKDVYEIFPRLEERASQIVSTLSGGEKQMVAIGRGLMSRPKLLMLDEPSYGLAPKAVSEIFKVIKLLPTQGITVLLIEQNVKQALEMSDRACVMENGHLVLTGKCCDLIEQDHVRKAYLGL
- a CDS encoding ABC transporter ATP-binding protein translates to MNILEAKGLNKHFGGLAATTNVDGDIRQGEILGLIGPNGAGKTTLFNLVSGALKPDTGSITFKGVDITGLKPHKIARMGIARTFQSVKIFSRLSVLDNTRLGDLFGSTKVKEDKADLGDADAILDFVGLSGLGDRRAVDLTLANQKRLEVARALATKPDLLLLDEVMAGLTPTEVAQAMELVKKIRDRGITIMMIEHVMKAIMTICDRIVVLHHGEKIAEGTPEEITCNKTVIEVYLGE
- a CDS encoding branched-chain amino acid ABC transporter permease, which encodes YKLIFVANILMYVVLTVSWAMFSGPTGYISLATSAFFGVGVYSTALLSAELPLILVVLIGGIASFCLAYLVGSVTLRLKGMYFTMFTFGLVELIRNLLHWYEVNITGTVGRMVISPDATTIYYTMVCIFLAVLLTSYLIKRSRFGLALQGIGESEEAAAHTGINVTRVKSVIFAISAFFMGLTGAAMSLRWSYVDPTMAFDISRSFMPVLMAIFGGMGHLYAPIAGASIFSILEEIFTTKFPYYYMLLFGLTMLLVVRFMPLGIEGVIERLLKRKKTGYAEKS